Proteins from a genomic interval of Candidatus Poribacteria bacterium:
- a CDS encoding cytochrome c: MRKFVSFGFCGVLIVGFILLSQAQMSDKAQLGRELFHDPTFKGTIKPGNRQGYATGLSCANCHADFDETANPDGLIRAGHSVVGVPHRGEAKGGMIKEADFARAAGGGGFCYEHFLQRVPHDKVNPTAIPAEHAEALMAYFETISGDNKGPEFEIAMLDNDGKKAAGEKIGGMSGDSSKGWELFGRACIVCHPAANKGGIGPQLVRSRAPRDIDKTMVRWATKIRGGGSLMPFYAPDILSDQDIADILAFLRQEIENTKK; encoded by the coding sequence ATGCGTAAATTTGTTTCATTTGGCTTTTGTGGCGTTTTGATTGTAGGATTTATCCTTCTGTCGCAAGCCCAAATGTCAGACAAAGCGCAACTCGGGCGCGAACTTTTCCACGATCCAACTTTTAAGGGAACAATTAAACCCGGGAATAGGCAAGGTTACGCAACAGGTCTTTCCTGTGCAAACTGCCACGCGGATTTCGATGAGACCGCAAACCCAGACGGTCTCATTCGTGCCGGGCACAGTGTCGTTGGTGTTCCACACCGCGGCGAAGCAAAAGGTGGGATGATCAAAGAAGCGGATTTCGCACGCGCTGCTGGCGGTGGCGGTTTCTGTTACGAGCACTTCTTACAGCGAGTCCCCCACGATAAAGTTAATCCGACTGCAATCCCGGCAGAGCATGCCGAAGCGCTTATGGCTTATTTTGAAACTATCTCTGGGGACAACAAAGGTCCCGAGTTTGAAATTGCGATGCTGGACAATGATGGGAAAAAAGCAGCCGGCGAGAAAATCGGTGGGATGAGCGGTGATTCAAGCAAGGGATGGGAACTTTTCGGACGCGCATGCATTGTCTGCCATCCAGCAGCGAATAAAGGCGGCATCGGTCCGCAACTCGTCCGCTCCAGAGCCCCTCGTGATATTGATAAAACAATGGTGCGGTGGGCTACCAAAATTCGCGGCGGCGGGTCTCTGATGCCGTTCTATGCCCCTGATATCCTGAGCGATCAGGACATCGCTGATATTCTGGCGTTCCTGCGTCAGGAAATAGAAAACACAAAGAAATAA
- a CDS encoding transglycosylase SLT domain-containing protein, producing MKIQRITLLYHKWGLLFVAVVFLLLAYFLSQESTLSDPLNLRPEVGTRGLGLSGAFISSADDATSPLWNPAGLATLQRGNLIYDLSQGAVSIAYPIKYIGTFGVNFLDLNRSDRFLVDHTANPVGSFELGNNQALFSYARRFGSFQLGASTGYSRAPYYGSLWAQNYDVGVLTEINPHLSVGMRLRDIAGVTIRHRNGRALQTFNQQLALGAVLTPHPIIRWHNRFDIIHPCFGTSVEIGNRTIAARVGSMFTFGNGTPSQSWSIGFSLNQLGKQFHYTYLNHDDFRHRHLASIGMSFGGPQPISGTAVSSKEAESRKSKANNQYKTAQIAREHDTDVALMLAIIHTESNFNPLAVSKNGAAGLMQIMPGAARDLGLKVPQYKNRRKPKLDPNIDERFDPNKNLSAGLTYFKMLHKKHLNNLTLALGAYNVGPAKVKIRGPLISRGKRYAKKVINRSQYYRDNAAQMEIDLKRLERILNE from the coding sequence GTGAAAATCCAACGAATCACATTACTATACCATAAATGGGGCTTGCTATTCGTAGCAGTTGTTTTTCTCTTATTAGCGTATTTTCTCAGTCAAGAAAGCACATTATCAGACCCTCTTAACCTGAGACCTGAAGTCGGCACGCGTGGACTTGGGTTGAGCGGCGCATTTATTAGCAGCGCAGATGACGCAACAAGTCCGCTCTGGAATCCCGCGGGACTTGCCACGTTGCAGCGTGGAAACCTAATTTACGACCTATCCCAAGGCGCTGTCTCCATCGCTTACCCTATCAAATATATTGGCACATTTGGTGTCAATTTCCTTGATTTAAATCGCAGTGATCGATTTCTCGTGGACCATACCGCGAATCCGGTTGGTAGTTTCGAACTCGGCAACAACCAAGCACTTTTCTCCTATGCAAGACGGTTCGGAAGTTTTCAACTCGGGGCCAGCACTGGGTATAGCCGAGCCCCTTATTACGGTAGCCTCTGGGCACAAAATTATGACGTGGGTGTACTCACAGAGATTAACCCTCACCTATCTGTGGGGATGCGGTTACGCGACATTGCCGGTGTAACCATCCGACATAGAAATGGGCGGGCGTTACAAACCTTCAATCAGCAACTTGCCCTCGGCGCAGTCCTAACGCCTCACCCAATTATTCGATGGCATAACCGATTTGATATTATTCATCCCTGTTTTGGTACAAGTGTAGAAATCGGAAATAGAACGATTGCTGCCCGCGTCGGATCCATGTTTACCTTTGGCAACGGAACACCCTCTCAATCTTGGAGTATCGGGTTTTCACTTAACCAATTAGGAAAACAGTTCCATTATACATACTTGAATCACGATGATTTTAGGCATAGACATCTCGCTTCAATAGGAATGTCTTTTGGCGGACCACAGCCTATTTCAGGGACAGCAGTCAGCAGCAAAGAAGCCGAAAGCCGAAAGTCGAAAGCTAATAACCAATACAAGACTGCCCAAATCGCGCGGGAACACGATACCGATGTAGCCCTCATGCTTGCTATTATTCACACGGAATCCAACTTTAACCCACTCGCCGTGTCGAAAAACGGAGCAGCAGGCTTAATGCAGATCATGCCCGGCGCCGCACGGGATCTCGGACTCAAGGTCCCGCAGTACAAAAATAGAAGGAAACCGAAACTGGATCCGAACATAGACGAACGATTTGATCCGAACAAAAACTTGTCCGCGGGTTTGACTTATTTCAAGATGCTCCATAAAAAACACTTGAACAATTTGACTTTGGCGCTCGGAGCATACAACGTCGGTCCCGCCAAAGTGAAAATACGCGGTCCCCTTATTAGCAGAGGTAAAAGATATGCAAAGAAGGTGATTAACCGTTCCCAATATTACCGTGATAATGCGGCACAAATGGAGATTGATCTTAAGCGGTTAGAAAGAATCCTCAATGAATAA
- the tilS gene encoding tRNA lysidine(34) synthetase TilS yields MKADFVRQMHRFILRHAMIQDGETVLVAVSGGADSLALLYGLHALCRQLNCRLRVVHLNHCLRPDADADADFVQQQAAHLGVPCTLQRAEVHHLRKQWKLSVEAAARRARYQFFEAVCKQIGATKVALGHHQGDTAETVLMNFIRGSGSTGLKGITPIREFKFIRPLAGFTREQIETFLVSINVTPLHDSTNTDTRYFRNRIRHELIPTLESDYNPNIKAGLSRTADVLGAESEYLDTVAQGAFETCRVRELDRIKAFTTSNSIVLDRAKFQEFHIAVQRRVLRQSFFEMLGYTGDLYFAHCEAMLNLIEGDAPSAVLALPNNLRFRRVYQYLIFEMNAGSGSPLSVEAESFTYSLTVPGKTFIAALNTEITAELGDIRSREELRFPDGRFEAIFDYEKIKRAFAVSPSETRPLIVRNRRQGDRFQPYGMQGTKKIKDFMIDAKVPRYERDCIPMLVCGDEVLWVVGYTTSDPFKVHSGTRQYLYLRYVSDKTLS; encoded by the coding sequence ATGAAAGCCGATTTTGTGCGTCAGATGCACCGCTTCATTTTGCGGCACGCAATGATTCAGGATGGCGAAACAGTGCTTGTTGCAGTCTCAGGCGGTGCGGATTCTCTCGCACTCCTCTACGGTTTGCACGCCTTGTGCCGGCAACTCAACTGCCGACTTCGCGTCGTCCATTTAAATCATTGCCTCCGTCCGGACGCTGACGCTGATGCAGACTTTGTCCAGCAGCAGGCAGCACACTTAGGAGTGCCCTGCACTCTCCAGCGCGCTGAGGTGCATCATTTAAGAAAGCAGTGGAAACTCTCTGTGGAAGCAGCGGCTCGGAGAGCACGGTATCAATTTTTTGAGGCGGTCTGCAAGCAAATCGGTGCGACTAAGGTGGCTCTCGGACACCATCAGGGCGATACCGCCGAGACAGTTTTAATGAATTTCATTCGCGGGAGCGGCTCCACTGGCTTGAAAGGAATCACTCCTATCAGGGAATTCAAGTTTATTCGACCGCTCGCCGGGTTTACACGCGAACAAATTGAGACATTCCTTGTCTCAATAAACGTGACACCCCTGCACGATTCGACCAATACAGATACACGTTACTTCCGAAATCGTATCCGTCATGAACTGATACCGACGCTTGAAAGCGATTATAATCCGAATATCAAAGCCGGATTAAGTCGGACTGCCGATGTATTAGGTGCCGAATCGGAATATCTTGACACCGTTGCACAGGGGGCATTTGAAACGTGTCGGGTCCGAGAACTAGATAGGATTAAGGCGTTCACAACATCGAACAGTATCGTGCTGGACAGAGCGAAGTTTCAAGAGTTTCACATCGCAGTGCAGAGACGGGTGCTACGACAGAGTTTCTTTGAAATGTTAGGATACACGGGTGATCTCTATTTTGCGCATTGTGAGGCGATGCTGAATCTTATTGAAGGGGATGCCCCCAGTGCTGTATTGGCACTTCCAAATAACTTACGATTCCGACGCGTATATCAGTACCTTATCTTTGAGATGAACGCAGGTTCCGGATCACCGCTTTCGGTTGAGGCTGAGAGTTTTACCTACTCGTTGACTGTTCCCGGTAAAACGTTCATCGCCGCTTTAAATACGGAAATTACCGCTGAATTGGGCGATATCCGGTCTCGTGAGGAACTTAGATTCCCAGATGGAAGATTCGAAGCAATTTTTGATTATGAGAAGATAAAGCGTGCGTTCGCAGTTTCGCCTTCAGAAACACGCCCGCTTATCGTACGCAATCGGCGGCAAGGCGACCGATTTCAGCCCTATGGTATGCAGGGAACGAAAAAGATTAAGGATTTCATGATAGATGCCAAGGTGCCGCGCTACGAACGCGATTGCATTCCAATGCTTGTTTGTGGCGATGAGGTTCTCTGGGTCGTTGGTTATACCACCAGTGATCCGTTCAAAGTTCACTCGGGCACGCGGCAATATCTTTACCTACGTTATGTCAGTGACAAAACCCTCTCTTGA
- a CDS encoding M23 family metallopeptidase, giving the protein MKRKLIRIFIAIMSVVIISGGELNAGGHQHLVQKGDTLWGISRKYKVPLKKIIQANSIQPMNPLQIGEKLLIPGAPVAGIWYQVKAGDTLSGIASRHNVDWQDLQRINGISSPRNLQIGTRIRIQRDDSLRFGNPLRVPLVVTSKYGYRPHPVTRRYQHHEGIDFRASTGTRVYASRAGRVTFAGRKGGYGKFVVIEHEGNYTTGYGHLSRIRVRVGQTVAKGKVIGLSGNTGISTGPHLHFEIRYKGRSENPTNHITIP; this is encoded by the coding sequence ATGAAGAGAAAATTGATTCGTATTTTTATTGCGATTATGTCTGTGGTGATAATTTCTGGAGGAGAACTAAACGCGGGTGGGCACCAACATTTGGTGCAAAAAGGAGATACATTGTGGGGGATTTCCCGAAAATATAAAGTCCCTCTCAAAAAGATTATCCAAGCTAACAGCATTCAACCAATGAATCCGTTGCAGATTGGGGAAAAACTCTTAATTCCTGGAGCCCCGGTTGCAGGAATTTGGTATCAAGTTAAAGCTGGCGATACGTTGTCTGGTATTGCGAGTCGCCATAACGTTGACTGGCAAGACCTTCAGCGAATTAATGGTATATCTTCGCCCCGCAACCTTCAGATCGGCACAAGAATCCGTATTCAACGAGATGACAGTCTCCGTTTTGGAAATCCGCTTCGGGTCCCTTTAGTTGTTACTTCAAAGTATGGCTATCGGCCTCACCCTGTGACCCGCCGCTACCAACACCATGAAGGTATAGATTTTCGAGCCTCCACGGGTACCCGTGTCTATGCTTCACGAGCAGGTCGGGTTACTTTTGCTGGACGGAAAGGGGGCTACGGCAAATTCGTAGTCATCGAACACGAAGGCAATTACACAACAGGATATGGACACTTGTCCCGTATTAGAGTGAGAGTTGGACAAACTGTCGCAAAGGGAAAGGTAATTGGGCTTTCCGGGAACACTGGTATTTCAACAGGACCCCATTTACATTTTGAAATTAGGTACAAAGGCAGAAGTGAAAATCCAACGAATCACATTACTATACCATAA
- a CDS encoding mandelate racemase/muconate lactonizing enzyme family protein, producing the protein MKITNIETFIVDAGWRPWTFVKVETDEGVTGYGECSDGRNPNGVVGTIKDFTPLMVGRDPRAYEMRFWDMIRGSRQSPGGIAAKAIAGIECALVDIKAKALGISVVELFGGPTRDDVRVYWSHCGSSRARNYELIGVPPLKSMDSIAALGREVVERGFTALKTNVIFPGDTASVHFGGFGGGPGTTDGNVTTQVLRHIETLIGTFREAVGPDVSINLDLNFNFKPEACMRIAKVLEQFDMLWLEIDMYDHEAIRQIKDSTTTKICTGENLYYMREYLPYFQCRAADVFMIDVPWNGFAPSKKIGDLANVFQLNVAPHNYYSHLATHMSASLCAVLPNVRIMEIDIDDVPWKDDLTTHVPDITDGYMKTPTTRPGWGTDLNEEVAKAHPWPDRRGEW; encoded by the coding sequence ATGAAAATTACAAATATTGAAACGTTTATTGTGGACGCTGGCTGGCGTCCTTGGACTTTTGTGAAGGTGGAAACCGACGAAGGGGTCACCGGCTACGGTGAATGTAGCGACGGTAGGAACCCTAACGGCGTGGTAGGAACTATCAAGGACTTTACCCCGTTGATGGTTGGACGAGATCCGCGCGCCTATGAGATGCGGTTTTGGGACATGATTCGTGGCTCTCGGCAAAGCCCTGGTGGTATTGCGGCGAAAGCGATTGCTGGTATCGAGTGCGCGTTAGTAGATATTAAAGCGAAAGCGTTGGGAATCTCGGTTGTTGAGTTGTTCGGTGGACCGACACGCGATGATGTACGCGTTTATTGGTCGCACTGCGGTTCTTCCAGGGCACGCAACTATGAACTTATTGGTGTGCCGCCCTTAAAAAGCATGGATTCCATCGCCGCATTGGGGCGTGAAGTCGTCGAGAGAGGCTTCACCGCGCTCAAAACTAACGTCATTTTTCCCGGTGACACCGCGTCTGTCCATTTTGGCGGTTTTGGGGGTGGACCCGGCACGACTGACGGAAACGTAACGACGCAAGTGCTGCGGCATATTGAAACCTTAATCGGTACTTTCAGGGAAGCCGTCGGTCCCGATGTCAGTATTAACCTCGATCTGAACTTTAACTTCAAACCGGAAGCGTGCATGCGTATCGCTAAGGTACTTGAGCAGTTCGACATGCTGTGGTTGGAGATCGATATGTACGATCATGAGGCTATCCGTCAAATCAAGGACTCTACAACGACGAAGATATGCACTGGGGAAAACCTCTATTACATGCGCGAATACCTCCCTTATTTTCAGTGTCGCGCCGCCGATGTATTCATGATAGACGTACCGTGGAACGGATTCGCGCCCTCAAAGAAAATTGGGGACTTGGCAAATGTGTTCCAACTCAACGTCGCGCCGCATAACTACTACAGTCACCTTGCAACCCACATGAGTGCGAGTCTTTGTGCCGTATTGCCCAATGTGCGAATCATGGAGATCGATATCGACGATGTCCCGTGGAAGGACGACTTGACAACACATGTCCCAGACATTACGGATGGTTACATGAAAACCCCAACGACGCGTCCGGGATGGGGAACGGATCTCAATGAAGAGGTTGCCAAAGCACATCCCTGGCCTGATCGGAGAGGGGAATGGTAA
- a CDS encoding Gfo/Idh/MocA family oxidoreductase, whose protein sequence is MIHTVTNKQEFGIGLIGLGIGQQHLLGYQRQDLRVAAICDKDTARLNEVGDRFQIDKRYTRITDLVADADVDVVDMAVQPWIRSPIVKAAAEASKHILCQKPFAMSMQQAVEMVETCERHNVQLMVNQNSCFVPGFLAIEPYINAEHLGEIYHVSITCNGFYTEFPERHLIPAMQVHHIGLIYKWFGEYESVYCQAHGHNRSIEDGETVSLALFKSRNGIQGLLSCNWAFLADSGRNLQHPHEEIRIQGTKGAIYGNSEDMTVQLTEPEEREIKPSIEGTWFPDAFGNVMAHFLECLHTGEKPITHGRDNLHVVQTVFAMHQSASSGEVVLLDDISLDGDYDLSPHPVHSADDTIILQ, encoded by the coding sequence ATAATCCATACAGTGACAAACAAGCAAGAATTCGGCATCGGCTTGATTGGGTTGGGTATCGGACAGCAGCATCTACTCGGCTATCAACGCCAAGACTTACGCGTTGCTGCAATTTGTGACAAAGATACCGCCCGCCTTAATGAGGTTGGCGACCGTTTTCAGATCGATAAGCGATATACACGTATCACCGACCTGGTTGCCGATGCCGACGTTGATGTCGTTGACATGGCAGTACAGCCGTGGATCCGTTCCCCTATCGTCAAAGCCGCGGCTGAGGCTAGCAAGCATATTCTCTGCCAAAAACCGTTCGCAATGTCGATGCAACAAGCCGTTGAAATGGTGGAGACCTGCGAACGACACAACGTGCAGCTCATGGTAAACCAGAATTCCTGCTTTGTTCCCGGTTTCCTCGCCATTGAACCCTACATTAACGCTGAACACCTCGGCGAAATCTACCATGTCTCCATAACCTGTAACGGATTCTACACCGAGTTCCCCGAACGCCATCTGATTCCAGCGATGCAAGTGCATCACATCGGACTCATCTATAAATGGTTCGGCGAATATGAGAGCGTCTACTGCCAAGCGCACGGACATAACAGATCCATTGAGGACGGAGAAACCGTTTCCCTCGCCCTCTTCAAGAGTCGGAACGGCATCCAAGGCTTGCTTTCATGTAACTGGGCGTTCCTTGCCGATTCTGGACGCAACTTGCAACACCCGCACGAAGAAATCCGTATCCAAGGCACAAAAGGGGCAATTTACGGGAATAGCGAGGACATGACCGTTCAACTCACCGAGCCGGAGGAACGTGAGATTAAACCGTCGATAGAGGGAACGTGGTTTCCAGATGCCTTTGGGAACGTCATGGCTCACTTTTTGGAGTGCCTACACACCGGAGAAAAGCCGATCACGCATGGACGTGACAACTTACACGTCGTCCAAACGGTGTTCGCCATGCACCAGTCCGCGAGTTCAGGGGAGGTCGTCCTGCTTGACGATATTTCGTTGGATGGCGACTACGACCTGAGTCCCCATCCTGTCCACAGTGCAGATGATACAATTATTCTGCAGTGA
- a CDS encoding Gfo/Idh/MocA family oxidoreductase: MDKIRLAIVGCGGMGHRHMYGLAELHRVGWTRFDLVGACDPVLANAESLATQAEERFGQKPAVVGSLEELAEVGVEAVDVTTTPPYHHTVAIETLERGWHTMVEKPMGLTVRACNLIRRAADASEAILSVAENYRRDPINRLAKALLNAEVIGTPRFLIHHAIGGANRMTISVWRHQKDQSGVLLDVGVHFADMIEYLLGDIDTVYAQTRLHEPIRYNSAAVTGESGSNPSGVYTKWQRKMPAEFKATAEDAAYATLTFKNGVVGQYIEEHGAWGQGGWLRKIHGSRGSMTLPGDRSGGIITLNIDGQEPINDARLLDLVPDFRLDAVTTDLFGGDRLWKYELPFTQIDAKIIAIEYGDFAEAIAGNSEVEVDAYQGTRSVAVSYAMLESGATGQIVQMDQMLDESMNTYQHEIDEGLGI, translated from the coding sequence ATGGATAAAATTAGATTGGCAATCGTTGGATGTGGCGGTATGGGACACCGACACATGTACGGGTTAGCAGAACTTCATCGGGTAGGATGGACGCGGTTTGACCTTGTCGGTGCTTGTGACCCTGTCCTCGCTAATGCCGAGTCGCTCGCTACGCAAGCAGAAGAACGCTTCGGTCAGAAACCCGCTGTTGTTGGGAGTCTGGAAGAACTCGCTGAAGTCGGCGTGGAGGCTGTGGATGTGACGACCACGCCCCCGTATCATCACACCGTCGCTATTGAAACCCTTGAGCGTGGCTGGCACACTATGGTCGAAAAGCCAATGGGGTTAACTGTTCGAGCATGTAACCTCATTCGGCGTGCCGCCGATGCATCCGAGGCAATCCTCAGCGTCGCGGAAAACTATCGGCGTGACCCGATCAATCGACTCGCAAAAGCACTGCTGAATGCGGAGGTCATCGGCACACCACGTTTTCTCATTCATCACGCAATCGGTGGTGCAAACCGCATGACGATCTCCGTCTGGCGACACCAGAAAGACCAAAGTGGTGTATTACTCGACGTCGGCGTTCACTTCGCTGACATGATTGAGTATCTTCTCGGTGACATTGACACCGTCTATGCGCAGACTCGACTCCACGAACCTATCCGGTATAATTCTGCCGCAGTGACGGGTGAATCCGGCTCTAATCCGTCTGGCGTGTATACGAAATGGCAACGCAAGATGCCTGCTGAATTCAAGGCAACCGCAGAGGATGCCGCTTACGCAACCCTCACTTTCAAAAACGGCGTTGTCGGGCAATATATTGAGGAGCATGGTGCATGGGGACAAGGCGGTTGGCTCCGCAAGATTCACGGATCCCGCGGCTCCATGACGCTCCCCGGGGATCGGAGCGGTGGAATTATCACCCTCAATATTGACGGACAGGAACCGATTAACGACGCACGACTCTTGGATCTCGTTCCAGACTTTCGCTTAGATGCCGTCACGACAGATCTATTCGGTGGGGACCGGCTGTGGAAGTATGAATTGCCATTCACACAAATCGACGCGAAGATTATCGCTATTGAATACGGAGACTTCGCTGAGGCTATCGCTGGAAACAGTGAGGTCGAAGTTGATGCGTATCAAGGCACCCGATCTGTCGCTGTCTCTTATGCGATGCTTGAATCCGGCGCAACGGGACAAATCGTTCAAATGGATCAGATGCTGGACGAGTCAATGAATACATACCAGCACGAGATTGACGAAGGGTTAGGCATCTAG
- a CDS encoding phospholipid carrier-dependent glycosyltransferase yields the protein MSNVVRNRIAAYWHQKRQADFYFPLLMVTLSSALLKLRHLGHASLGSADECCHALVAKNLLKHPLKPTLIDIPYLPTFAFDWGANHVWLHKPILGLWQIAGSYWLFGVNTWALRFPSVILSTLAVWLTYLIGKELLSRQAGFIAATIQAFSPFLMRLIHGYQFSDAVDVSLLFWTEFAIYFLVRALRTGKWWDISLAGFGQGCAFLSKSYLALIVTGLVVTAWVTPALGMAKRADTCIRGRHILGLTSVFFLTILPWTLWTAIQFPVEFQHEHSYVWFHLTTDIENWGAPWHKVILVYGPVLYGVFYLPMSIAVLVLIWKLFSEENIGLTFTYAWGFGVLIPHLLAATKTPSATLIGMPAFLLLFGEGIHRCLSWMQKRKRFAFRIGIIITIVSLLVLGVHIIIGAWQVTSRNRNTRTLAETASYAETQLPQNAVLLVELDADKLGNTDDHLRLMFLMSKTAHPLSNPDEWKEKASQVRKAGGILYLVSPREWPFPVVFTSLTDKRTIYSDEIP from the coding sequence ATGTCCAATGTAGTTCGTAACCGGATTGCTGCCTATTGGCACCAAAAGAGACAGGCAGATTTTTATTTTCCATTGTTAATGGTAACTCTGTCATCCGCGCTTCTGAAGTTACGTCATCTGGGACACGCGTCTCTTGGTTCGGCGGATGAATGTTGTCATGCACTCGTTGCCAAGAATCTGCTCAAACATCCGCTCAAACCGACGCTGATTGATATCCCTTACCTACCAACTTTCGCCTTTGATTGGGGAGCTAATCACGTCTGGTTGCATAAACCGATTCTCGGATTATGGCAGATTGCGGGTTCTTATTGGCTGTTCGGGGTTAACACATGGGCACTACGGTTTCCATCTGTGATTTTAAGCACGCTTGCTGTGTGGTTGACGTATCTCATAGGAAAGGAGCTGCTAAGTCGACAGGCAGGTTTTATCGCTGCGACGATTCAGGCGTTCTCTCCGTTTTTGATGCGGTTAATACACGGCTATCAATTTAGTGATGCCGTTGATGTCTCGCTCCTATTTTGGACAGAATTTGCCATCTATTTTCTCGTGCGGGCATTGCGTACAGGAAAATGGTGGGATATCAGTCTTGCAGGATTTGGTCAAGGATGTGCCTTTCTCAGCAAATCGTATCTCGCCTTGATTGTGACAGGTTTAGTTGTAACAGCGTGGGTGACACCCGCCCTTGGAATGGCAAAACGCGCGGATACTTGCATTCGCGGTCGGCACATACTGGGGCTGACAAGTGTTTTTTTCCTAACGATACTACCGTGGACACTTTGGACAGCGATTCAGTTCCCTGTCGAATTCCAGCACGAACATTCGTATGTATGGTTTCATTTGACAACAGACATTGAGAATTGGGGAGCTCCGTGGCACAAGGTTATCTTGGTTTATGGACCCGTATTGTATGGTGTTTTTTATCTGCCGATGAGCATAGCAGTGCTTGTCCTAATATGGAAGTTGTTTTCTGAGGAGAACATTGGGTTGACGTTCACGTACGCATGGGGCTTTGGCGTACTCATTCCGCACCTTTTGGCGGCAACGAAAACCCCCTCGGCAACGCTCATCGGTATGCCAGCTTTTTTGCTGCTCTTTGGTGAGGGAATCCATAGATGCTTGTCGTGGATGCAAAAACGCAAAAGGTTCGCTTTCCGAATTGGTATAATTATTACAATCGTAAGTCTGCTTGTCCTCGGCGTTCACATAATAATTGGCGCGTGGCAGGTTACGTCGCGTAACAGAAATACACGAACATTGGCAGAGACTGCGAGTTATGCTGAAACGCAGCTCCCTCAAAATGCCGTTCTCCTTGTAGAACTTGATGCCGACAAACTCGGGAATACGGATGATCATTTGCGGCTTATGTTCCTTATGTCGAAAACAGCACATCCACTTAGCAACCCAGATGAATGGAAGGAAAAAGCATCACAGGTACGTAAAGCTGGTGGAATTCTGTATCTTGTGTCACCCCGCGAGTGGCCCTTTCCAGTCGTGTTTACCAGCCTAACCGATAAACGGACGATCTATTCTGATGAAATTCCGTGA
- the hpt gene encoding hypoxanthine phosphoribosyltransferase, with protein MSVTKPSLESVLISESCLQQRIRELGTQIFTDYENQELVLLGVLRGSVLFFADLARAIFKAQHESQAREVALRFEFVQLVSYHDSLRPSTVQLIRGGSDYLKQQHVLIVEDIIDTGRTLNFLCEHLQTLNPKTVKICTLLDKPSQRQVSVTVDYIGFEIPDTFVVGYGLDYAQQYRNLPYIAALESI; from the coding sequence ATGTCAGTGACAAAACCCTCTCTTGAATCTGTTCTCATTTCTGAATCTTGCCTTCAGCAACGTATTCGTGAACTCGGCACGCAAATATTCACCGATTATGAGAACCAAGAGTTGGTCCTGCTTGGTGTCCTTAGGGGCAGCGTCCTCTTTTTCGCTGATCTTGCGCGTGCGATCTTTAAGGCGCAGCATGAAAGTCAAGCCCGGGAAGTCGCGCTTCGTTTTGAGTTTGTGCAACTCGTGAGTTACCACGATAGCTTGCGACCTTCGACAGTTCAGCTCATCCGTGGCGGTAGCGATTACCTCAAACAGCAACACGTCCTTATTGTGGAAGATATTATTGATACCGGACGAACCTTAAATTTTCTCTGTGAACACCTGCAGACGTTGAACCCAAAAACTGTTAAGATCTGCACGCTACTTGATAAACCCTCTCAACGCCAAGTATCCGTTACTGTTGATTATATCGGCTTTGAAATTCCAGATACTTTCGTCGTTGGGTATGGACTTGACTACGCGCAGCAGTATCGAAATTTACCCTACATTGCCGCTTTAGAATCAATTTAA